The stretch of DNA tttttttaattcttgtCTTTATTTTAAACTTAGAATAATGTGCTTCAATCTTTAATTAAAGaataaaagtttttgccaattttctaaaaaaaagcatgatttttttttaaatgcaaatttttttgttcattaaaaaacgttttaaattATGCTTAACAgctttaaaactaaaatataacCTTCTGAAATCGGTTAGAAATTGGCGAAAATATAGTCTAAGATAAATAGGTTGAATCACCAAggaaaaaaactattttaaatatatttttaaaaaacccAAACTTTGTGAATTTGTAATTCTGTTAATTTTCgattgatttaaaaaattttattagaAAGTATCGTTTTGGACAATTTTTGGACCttgattttccattttgtCGATTAAGATTGAAATGCCTGATGTTGCAAGAGTAAAAGctacaaaaaatttaacaatttataatCAAACAGTTGATGAAACAAGTGactttagttttaaattaTTGATTCGTTATCCTCATTGAATGCATATCAAAGTTATTAAGCTGAATTCTCAATACATTTTACAAAACTGTTCAACGAACCTAATCTGGTTCAAAAAGTCTTGGTCTAATTGTAAGATATATGGCACtagtctacataaaaaataattttatggAGGGATTGAAAATCAGTATTAATCACAATTTTCTTCTTCACCAAAATCAAAAGCTTTTGGGAATTTCCCTCAATGTTGCCAAAATATTCAACTGTATCCAGGGCACACTTAACTTAATTTATagataaaatatttgattcatataaatgaaatttgattCCCCGACAATTAATTGACCACAAACTAAAGCTAAAATAATTTCCTCCGGGTGCGACAAACATAACATAATTTAAATGTTATCAACAAACAGAGTTGATGTATTGAAAGCAATTAAGTCCAAaatagataataataatatacaaattttgtttgtggATTTAATTAAACATTGAACTGTCTATTTTTGGGGATTGGCGATTAAATGTCTAGAGttaaattttagaattttcaaGTGCCTATCAATGGTCttattaatatatacatacaaatgagTAGATAACATTTTGCTATAAAAGTACTGACAATGAGGCTAAGAAATGTATTCCCAAGAAAgtaattgaaaatgaaagccATAGTACTTTGTCTGCTGGTTCTGGTCTCGGCCAGTTGTGTCCTTAGCGCAAGTGTAAGTAacacaagaagaagaaggattTGTTTGACAAAAGTCCTTAAAATaacacatttatttatataggTAAACACTAAGGATGTGGCTATTCCTGATATCAAGGCACTCCAAACGAAATTGGATGCTTTGCTAAGCAAATACCAGAAGATGGATTCCAATGATGACTACATGAGTGTCGAGCAACAGGGCTTTATCAAATCTGTCATCAAGATCCTTGGCACATCTTGGGATGGTATTCTCGGTCTTACCTGCCTCATTCAGGAGTTTGCGGATGTAATTCTTACTTGCACAACATATGTGAAAGCCGTCAACGATTGCGGTGTGGCTATCCCTGAGGATATTCAAGCCATTATTGACTCTATCAAGGAGGCAGGCATCCAATTGCTGCACATTCTCAGTTTCGAGACCAAGGTGTGTGATGACTCAGACAGTGGCACTGAATGTCTCGCTAAGCTCGTTGAGGCTGGCGTGGAACTGGTCGAAACCATCAAAGCTACCATCCGCGATATTGGTGAATTCCCTTCAAACACCAGCTCGTGCTTTGTTGGTGCCACCAAAACACTTGTAGATGGATGCAATGCTTTTGTACCCAACTGTCAAAAGTGTATTGACAAATATTGGTAGACTATGGAATAAAATTCAACGAGCATTAACTAAAtagtttttcaaattggcgGGTTCGATTGaagtaatttaaattgaaGTAAGTAATTCAGAAATTGTCGCCAGATTGTTCTAAATTAAGAATTCCAAGATTATATTCATTTGTAATCACTCAAGTTAATCGTTCACCTCgatttatgtatgtaagaTGACAAGAACATTATATAATAACTCACTGAACTACAAATATGTTTGTAGAATGATTTGCTAGTGTATCCATCATCAGTAAGGATAGAATGGTTCAATCTATCAGGGCAGGAAGTTACATTGTGATTTTGTGTCCATTATGAACGAATCTATCGCAGGTTATTATCctttattttccaaaaatgtAACTGCAAAAGAACATT from Drosophila willistoni isolate 14030-0811.24 chromosome 2R unlocalized genomic scaffold, UCI_dwil_1.1 Seg200, whole genome shotgun sequence encodes:
- the LOC6641783 gene encoding uncharacterized protein LOC6641783; the protein is MKAIVLCLLVLVSASCVLSASVNTKDVAIPDIKALQTKLDALLSKYQKMDSNDDYMSVEQQGFIKSVIKILGTSWDGILGLTCLIQEFADVILTCTTYVKAVNDCGVAIPEDIQAIIDSIKEAGIQLLHILSFETKVCDDSDSGTECLAKLVEAGVELVETIKATIRDIGEFPSNTSSCFVGATKTLVDGCNAFVPNCQKCIDKYW